In Frondihabitans sp. PAMC 28766, a genomic segment contains:
- a CDS encoding glycosyltransferase family 39 protein — protein sequence MTTATLPRPAVAPDVSPSRLRRAVRWLALGPATAPRWERPALWGLLVLSGFLYIWNLAISGYANSFYSAAVQAGSTNWEAFFFGSSDAGNSITVDKPPASLWVMELSVRLFGLSSWSILLPEALMGVATIFLTYLIVRRHFSGGTALVAGGVLALTPVAVEMFRFNNPDAMLLLLMTLAVYLTLRGIESGRMRWVAWAGVVIGFGFLTKQLQAFVILPELAVVYFFCAPKRWGVRLLHLVAAAAGVVVGAGWWVAIVTLVPASMRPYIGGSQNNSFLQLTFGYNGFGRLTGNETGSVTGGTTAAAGGGFGQWGSVGLTRLFGSQIGGQIAWLLPAALIVMVAAFVVMGRHHRVDLRRATLLLFSTWLVGTALVFSFAGGIFHPYYTVALAAPLAGTLAIGASVLWKARYRGVAPLAFAGGGRSGARAAAFAADPRLAAPNSLEFAPPSPVSAPAPFAAPGAITAPGAIARPVAYPGQGVSSPAASHPGAVSSAGAWAPPSAATLAAPVPAPLSAPRSSLMADVRWWPRIVLAAAIVVTAIWAWVLLERSSDWLPWLKVVVLVVSIAAAVLVLLPWRGRALAVASVAVMLVGGLLAPAAYSIETAATAHTGSIPSAGPTVSGGGFGGGGGFGGGGGRGGFGGGGAGGRGGFGGQGGTGTGTRPGGIGTGAGGFGGGGAGTGGTGTGTGTGAGAGTGAGTRGGFGGTGTGTGGGTATGGTGTGTRGGFGGGGFGARGGGTSGLLGGNGTVSSSLTKLLLADSGKYTWAAAAVGSETAASYQLATQKAVMPIGGFNGSDPSPTLAQFKADVKAGKIHYFIGGTVGRSNGGSSASSSIAAWVEATFPSQTVGGVTLYNLTK from the coding sequence ATGACCACCGCGACCCTGCCCCGACCCGCAGTCGCCCCCGACGTCTCGCCCTCGCGCCTCCGCCGGGCCGTTCGCTGGCTCGCCCTCGGGCCCGCCACCGCCCCGCGCTGGGAGCGCCCTGCCCTCTGGGGCCTCCTCGTGCTCTCGGGCTTCCTCTACATCTGGAACCTCGCGATCTCGGGTTACGCGAATTCGTTCTATTCGGCGGCGGTTCAGGCGGGGTCGACCAACTGGGAGGCGTTCTTCTTCGGCTCGTCCGACGCCGGCAACTCGATCACGGTCGACAAGCCGCCGGCCTCGCTCTGGGTGATGGAGCTCTCGGTGCGCCTCTTCGGCCTGTCGTCCTGGAGCATCCTGCTGCCCGAGGCCCTCATGGGCGTCGCGACGATCTTCCTGACCTACCTGATCGTGCGCCGGCACTTCTCGGGCGGCACGGCCCTCGTCGCGGGCGGCGTCCTCGCCCTGACCCCGGTCGCCGTCGAGATGTTCCGCTTCAACAACCCCGACGCCATGCTGCTGCTGCTCATGACGCTGGCCGTCTACCTCACCCTGCGGGGCATCGAGAGCGGCAGGATGCGATGGGTCGCCTGGGCGGGCGTCGTGATCGGTTTCGGCTTCCTGACGAAGCAGCTGCAGGCGTTCGTGATCCTGCCCGAACTGGCGGTGGTCTACTTCTTCTGCGCGCCGAAGCGCTGGGGAGTGCGACTCCTCCACCTGGTCGCCGCAGCTGCAGGCGTCGTCGTCGGCGCCGGCTGGTGGGTCGCGATCGTGACCCTGGTGCCGGCCTCGATGCGGCCGTACATCGGCGGGTCCCAGAACAACTCGTTCTTGCAGCTGACTTTCGGCTACAACGGCTTCGGGCGCCTCACCGGCAACGAGACCGGCAGCGTCACCGGCGGCACGACGGCTGCCGCAGGCGGCGGCTTCGGCCAGTGGGGCTCGGTCGGCCTGACGCGCCTGTTCGGCTCGCAGATCGGCGGCCAGATCGCCTGGCTGCTGCCCGCCGCCCTGATCGTGATGGTCGCCGCCTTCGTGGTGATGGGTCGGCACCACCGTGTCGACCTCCGCCGCGCCACGCTGCTGCTCTTCTCGACCTGGCTCGTCGGCACCGCGCTCGTCTTCAGCTTCGCCGGCGGCATCTTCCACCCCTACTACACGGTCGCCCTGGCGGCGCCGCTCGCCGGCACGCTCGCGATCGGCGCGTCCGTGCTGTGGAAGGCGCGGTATCGCGGGGTTGCCCCGTTGGCGTTCGCCGGGGGCGGCCGTTCTGGCGCCCGCGCGGCCGCTTTCGCAGCTGATCCGCGTCTCGCGGCGCCGAACTCGCTGGAGTTCGCACCGCCGTCGCCGGTGTCGGCGCCCGCTCCGTTCGCGGCACCCGGGGCGATCACAGCACCCGGGGCGATCGCGCGGCCCGTCGCCTACCCGGGGCAGGGTGTCTCGTCTCCTGCCGCGTCGCATCCTGGTGCCGTGTCGTCGGCGGGTGCGTGGGCGCCCCCGAGCGCGGCCACCCTGGCGGCGCCGGTGCCCGCGCCCCTGTCGGCTCCGCGCTCGTCGCTGATGGCGGACGTCCGCTGGTGGCCGCGGATCGTTCTCGCCGCAGCGATCGTCGTGACGGCGATCTGGGCCTGGGTGCTGCTCGAACGCTCGAGCGACTGGCTGCCGTGGCTCAAAGTCGTGGTACTGGTCGTGTCGATCGCGGCGGCGGTGCTCGTGCTGCTGCCGTGGCGCGGGCGCGCTCTCGCCGTGGCGTCCGTCGCCGTGATGCTGGTCGGCGGGCTGCTCGCACCGGCCGCGTACTCGATCGAGACCGCGGCGACGGCCCACACCGGGTCGATCCCGTCGGCGGGGCCGACGGTCTCCGGGGGTGGCTTCGGCGGCGGCGGTGGGTTCGGCGGCGGCGGCGGGCGCGGCGGGTTCGGCGGCGGCGGTGCAGGCGGCCGAGGCGGCTTCGGTGGCCAGGGCGGCACGGGCACGGGCACGCGGCCCGGCGGGATCGGTACCGGTGCTGGCGGCTTCGGCGGTGGGGGAGCTGGCACGGGCGGAACCGGAACCGGAACCGGAACCGGAGCCGGAGCCGGAACCGGAGCGGGGACGCGCGGCGGCTTCGGCGGCACGGGAACCGGCACCGGCGGCGGGACCGCGACCGGCGGCACGGGCACCGGCACGCGTGGCGGCTTCGGCGGCGGCGGCTTCGGAGCCCGCGGCGGTGGGACAAGTGGTCTGCTCGGCGGCAACGGCACGGTCAGCTCGTCGCTGACGAAGCTGCTGCTCGCCGACTCGGGCAAGTACACCTGGGCTGCAGCCGCGGTCGGATCCGAGACGGCGGCGAGCTACCAGCTCGCCACGCAGAAGGCGGTCATGCCGATCGGCGGCTTCAACGGCAGCGACCCCTCGCCGACGCTGGCGCAGTTCAAGGCCGACGTGAAAGCGGGCAAGATCCACTACTTCATCGGCGGCACCGTAGGTCGTTCGAACGGCGGCAGCAGTGCGTCGTCGTCGATCGCGGCCTGGGTCGAGGCGACCTTCCCGTCGCAGACCGTCGGTGGCGTCACCCTCTACAACCTCACGAAGTAG
- a CDS encoding Lrp/AsnC family transcriptional regulator, with amino-acid sequence MLDATDRRLLSALDANPRTPVAVLADLLGLARGTVQHRLERFAAGRDLRASSTRVRPGALGLPMRAIVTATIRQSDRKRTMAGLSAIPQVVECLSVTGADDLLCHVVARDTEHLLEVTQAILSVPGIERTSTAVVLEEPLEYRVAQLF; translated from the coding sequence ATGCTCGACGCCACAGACCGTCGCCTTCTCTCGGCGCTCGACGCGAACCCTCGAACGCCCGTCGCCGTGCTGGCCGACCTGCTGGGCCTCGCGCGAGGCACCGTGCAGCATCGCCTCGAGCGCTTCGCGGCAGGACGCGACCTGCGCGCGTCGTCCACGCGGGTGCGGCCGGGCGCGCTCGGGCTGCCCATGCGGGCGATCGTCACGGCGACGATCCGGCAGTCCGACAGGAAGCGGACGATGGCGGGGCTGTCGGCGATCCCGCAGGTGGTCGAGTGCCTCAGCGTCACGGGCGCCGACGACCTGCTCTGCCACGTCGTCGCCCGCGACACCGAGCACCTGCTCGAGGTGACGCAGGCGATCCTCTCGGTGCCGGGGATCGAACGGACGTCGACGGCCGTCGTGCTGGAGGAGCCCCTCGAGTACCGGGTGGCGCAGTTGTTCTGA
- a CDS encoding alpha-keto acid decarboxylase family protein, translating to MSDLPDVVSVGQYLAHRLIEVGGPHVFGLPGDFNLTLLDEMLTVDGVEWVGNTNELNAAYAADAYARTSRGIASLVTTYGVGELSAINGIAGSFAEDVPVLQITGMPTTAARTTGALSHHTLVDGDYDHFFRAYKEVTVAGAILRAADASRDIDRVLRAALDESKPVYLGIPMDIAAAPVSSAPLRHPLRATPSDSVALDDFRTALTEAFASRLGPQDPVTLLAGPRIHRRRAEHLLERIADHPGVRVATQASAKSMLPETHPASLGIYMGQMTPSAATRAAVDEAPLVVLAGTVLSDVLTGFYSQHFDFDAAVELGVSTARVGAVTFHDVRLEDSLAVVDEVVAGLTLSPGPAADTSWPYRAALPAAAPGSPLSQHELWTIVQSWLPTDSIAIADAGTAMYGALELQMPTGTDLLAQPIWSSIGYTLPATLGTSLASSRRSILFIGDGAAQLTATELSTILNRGLTPIIVLINNDGYTIERVIQSPAAVYQGVAAWDWAALPAALAPGVPVLTASVGTASELRDALAAAAGATDRAVLIQAHLDPNDAPPLLAALGAIAGGGREAPRAR from the coding sequence ATGAGTGACCTCCCGGATGTCGTCAGTGTCGGCCAGTACCTCGCGCACCGCCTGATCGAGGTGGGCGGGCCACACGTGTTCGGCTTGCCGGGCGACTTCAACCTCACTCTGCTCGACGAGATGTTGACGGTCGACGGGGTCGAGTGGGTCGGCAACACCAACGAACTCAACGCCGCGTACGCCGCCGACGCCTACGCGCGCACGAGCCGTGGCATCGCCTCGCTCGTCACCACCTACGGCGTCGGCGAGCTCTCGGCGATCAACGGCATCGCCGGCAGCTTCGCCGAAGACGTGCCGGTGCTTCAGATCACCGGGATGCCGACGACTGCCGCCCGCACGACCGGCGCGCTCAGCCACCACACGCTCGTCGACGGCGACTACGACCACTTCTTCCGCGCCTACAAAGAGGTCACCGTCGCCGGTGCGATCCTCCGGGCGGCCGACGCGTCGCGCGACATCGACCGCGTGCTGCGCGCCGCTCTCGACGAGTCGAAGCCGGTCTACCTCGGAATCCCGATGGACATCGCGGCCGCGCCGGTCTCGTCCGCACCCCTGCGGCATCCGCTGCGTGCGACGCCCAGCGACTCGGTGGCGCTCGACGACTTCCGCACCGCGCTGACCGAGGCCTTCGCGAGCCGATTGGGGCCGCAGGATCCCGTCACCCTCCTGGCCGGGCCCCGCATCCACCGGCGCCGGGCCGAGCACCTGCTCGAGCGGATCGCCGACCACCCGGGTGTGCGCGTGGCCACGCAGGCCAGCGCGAAGTCGATGCTGCCCGAGACGCACCCGGCGAGCCTCGGCATCTACATGGGGCAGATGACCCCCTCGGCGGCCACGCGTGCCGCCGTGGACGAGGCGCCGCTGGTGGTCTTGGCGGGGACCGTGCTGAGCGACGTCCTCACCGGCTTCTACAGTCAGCACTTCGACTTCGACGCGGCCGTCGAGCTGGGGGTCTCGACGGCGCGGGTCGGGGCCGTGACGTTCCACGACGTGCGGCTCGAAGACAGTCTCGCGGTCGTCGACGAGGTCGTGGCGGGGCTGACGTTGTCACCTGGGCCGGCAGCCGACACCTCGTGGCCGTATCGTGCGGCGCTGCCCGCAGCCGCCCCGGGCTCTCCGCTCAGCCAGCACGAGCTCTGGACCATCGTGCAGAGCTGGCTGCCCACCGACAGCATCGCGATCGCCGACGCGGGCACGGCGATGTACGGCGCGCTCGAGTTGCAGATGCCGACCGGCACCGACCTGCTCGCCCAACCGATCTGGTCGTCGATCGGCTACACCCTGCCCGCGACGCTCGGCACCTCGCTCGCCTCGTCGCGCCGCAGCATCCTGTTCATCGGCGACGGCGCCGCGCAACTGACCGCGACCGAGCTCAGTACGATCCTGAACCGCGGGCTGACCCCGATCATCGTGCTGATCAACAACGACGGCTACACGATCGAGCGTGTCATCCAGAGCCCTGCGGCCGTCTACCAGGGCGTCGCGGCGTGGGACTGGGCTGCTCTGCCGGCGGCGCTGGCGCCCGGGGTGCCGGTGCTCACGGCGTCGGTCGGCACCGCTTCCGAGCTGCGCGACGCGCTCGCGGCGGCGGCGGGCGCGACCGACCGTGCGGTGCTGATCCAGGCGCACCTCGACCCGAACGACGCGCCGCCGCTGCTCGCCGCCCTCGGTGCCATCGCCGGCGGTGGGAGAGAGGCGCCGAGGGCCCGCTGA
- the msrA gene encoding peptide-methionine (S)-S-oxide reductase MsrA has translation MTTFTLAGGCFWCLDAVYRTLEGVSDVESGYTGGITSNPSYEAVCTGVTGHAEAVKVTFDPEVIPADVILDVFFTLHDPRQLNRQGADVGTQYRSAMFFTDDAQKTEFEAARDRAAEAWDGGIVTTIQPLAEWFRAEEYHQDFFAKNPGQGYCLAVALPKVNKIRKSYGKYVLAS, from the coding sequence ATGACGACTTTCACGCTGGCCGGCGGCTGCTTCTGGTGTCTCGACGCCGTGTATCGCACGCTCGAGGGCGTCAGCGACGTCGAATCGGGCTATACGGGCGGCATCACGTCGAACCCGAGCTACGAGGCCGTCTGCACGGGCGTCACCGGGCATGCGGAGGCCGTGAAAGTCACGTTCGACCCCGAGGTGATCCCGGCCGACGTCATCCTCGACGTGTTCTTCACTCTGCACGATCCGCGTCAGCTCAACCGCCAGGGCGCCGATGTCGGCACCCAGTACCGCTCGGCGATGTTCTTCACCGACGACGCGCAGAAGACCGAGTTCGAGGCCGCCCGCGACCGCGCGGCCGAGGCGTGGGACGGCGGCATCGTCACGACGATCCAGCCGCTGGCCGAGTGGTTCCGCGCCGAGGAGTACCACCAGGACTTCTTCGCCAAGAACCCCGGCCAGGGCTACTGCCTGGCGGTCGCCCTGCCGAAGGTCAACAAGATCCGCAAGTCGTACGGAAAGTACGTGCTCGCGTCCTAG
- a CDS encoding methyltransferase, with product MSNDSTAPTAGTTTSTAGSRMATAAGTWVAVGPAGTVGSIHRTHDGFAIRVRDDADYHGAYPTLDVAKSALHARLGAGADRPEFIEH from the coding sequence ATGAGCAACGACAGCACTGCACCCACCGCCGGCACCACCACCAGCACCGCGGGCAGCCGCATGGCCACGGCGGCCGGCACCTGGGTCGCCGTCGGCCCGGCCGGCACCGTCGGGTCGATCCATCGCACCCATGACGGTTTCGCGATCCGTGTGCGCGACGATGCCGACTACCACGGCGCCTACCCGACCCTCGACGTGGCGAAGAGCGCCCTGCACGCCCGGCTCGGGGCGGGGGCCGACCGGCCCGAGTTCATCGAGCACTAG
- the ettA gene encoding energy-dependent translational throttle protein EttA translates to MAEFIYSMVRARKTVGDKLILDDVTMSFIPGAKIGVVGPNGAGKSTILKIMAGLDTPSNGEAKLSPGYTVGILMQEPELDETKTVLENVQEGVGEIKGKIDRFNEISAAMAEPDADFDALLEEMGVLQEAIDAADAWDLDSQLEQAMDALRTPPGDALVTNLSGGEKRRVALCKLLLQKPDLLLLDEPTNHLDAESVLWLEQHLQQYHGAVLAVTHDRYFLDHVAEWIAEVDRGRLYPYEGNYSTYLEKKGERLNIQGKKDAKLAKRLSSELDWVRSNSKGRQAKSKARLARYEEMATEAERTKKLDFEEIIIPVGPRLGQQVIDAKKLEKGFDGRMLIDNLSFTLPRNGIVGVIGPNGVGKTTLFKTITGLEPLDGGDLKVGETVDISYVDQNRGGIDPNKNLWEVVSEGLDYIQVGKTEIPSRAYVSQFGFKGPDQQKKAGVLSGGERNRLNLALTLKQGGNLLLLDEPTNDLDVETLGSLENALLEFPGCAVVITHDRWFLDRIATHILAYEGTPDNPANWYWFEGNFEAYEENKIERLGADAAKPSRVTYRKLTRD, encoded by the coding sequence ATGGCCGAATTCATCTATTCCATGGTCCGTGCCCGAAAGACGGTCGGCGACAAGCTGATCCTCGACGACGTGACCATGTCGTTCATTCCCGGCGCCAAGATCGGCGTGGTCGGCCCGAACGGTGCCGGCAAGTCCACGATCCTCAAGATCATGGCGGGGCTCGACACCCCGTCGAACGGCGAGGCCAAGCTGAGCCCCGGCTACACCGTCGGCATCCTGATGCAGGAGCCCGAGCTCGACGAGACCAAGACGGTGCTCGAGAACGTCCAGGAGGGCGTCGGCGAGATCAAGGGCAAGATCGACCGCTTCAACGAGATCTCGGCGGCCATGGCCGAGCCCGACGCCGACTTCGACGCTCTGCTCGAAGAGATGGGCGTGCTCCAAGAGGCGATCGACGCCGCCGACGCCTGGGATCTCGACTCCCAGCTCGAGCAGGCCATGGACGCTCTGCGCACCCCTCCGGGTGATGCCCTCGTCACCAACCTCTCCGGTGGTGAGAAGCGCCGCGTCGCGCTCTGCAAGCTTCTGCTGCAGAAGCCCGACCTGTTGCTGCTCGACGAGCCCACCAACCACCTCGACGCCGAGAGCGTGCTCTGGCTCGAGCAGCACCTGCAGCAATATCACGGTGCCGTGCTCGCCGTGACCCACGACCGGTACTTCCTCGACCACGTCGCCGAGTGGATCGCCGAGGTCGACCGTGGTCGCCTCTACCCCTACGAGGGCAACTACTCGACCTATCTCGAGAAGAAGGGCGAGCGCCTCAACATCCAGGGCAAGAAAGACGCGAAGCTCGCCAAGCGCCTCTCGAGCGAGCTCGACTGGGTGCGCAGCAACTCGAAGGGCCGCCAGGCCAAGTCGAAGGCGCGCCTCGCCCGCTACGAAGAGATGGCGACCGAGGCCGAGCGCACCAAGAAGCTCGACTTCGAAGAGATCATCATCCCCGTCGGCCCCCGCCTCGGCCAGCAGGTCATCGACGCCAAGAAACTCGAGAAGGGCTTCGACGGCCGGATGCTGATCGACAACCTGTCGTTCACGCTGCCGCGCAACGGCATCGTCGGCGTCATCGGCCCGAACGGCGTCGGCAAGACCACGCTGTTCAAGACGATCACGGGTCTCGAGCCGCTCGACGGCGGCGACCTCAAGGTCGGCGAGACGGTCGACATCTCGTACGTCGACCAGAACCGCGGCGGCATCGACCCCAACAAGAACCTGTGGGAGGTCGTCTCCGAGGGCCTCGACTACATCCAGGTCGGCAAGACCGAGATCCCGTCGCGCGCCTACGTGTCGCAGTTCGGCTTCAAGGGCCCCGACCAGCAGAAGAAGGCCGGCGTGCTCTCCGGTGGTGAGCGCAACCGCCTCAATCTCGCGCTGACGCTCAAACAGGGCGGCAACCTGCTGCTGCTCGACGAGCCCACCAACGACCTCGACGTCGAGACGCTCGGCTCGCTCGAGAACGCCCTGCTCGAGTTCCCGGGCTGCGCCGTGGTGATCACACACGACCGGTGGTTCCTCGACCGCATCGCGACCCACATCCTGGCGTACGAGGGCACGCCCGACAACCCGGCCAACTGGTACTGGTTCGAGGGCAACTTCGAAGCCTACGAAGAGAACAAGATCGAGAGGCTCGGCGCCGACGCGGCCAAGCCCAGCCGGGTCACGTACCGCAAGCTCACGAGAGACTGA
- a CDS encoding thioesterase family protein — MARLHVPTVLRWGDLDAYRHVNNAEMLHLLEEARIQAFWSAGEESGDDSVTQILDSSPGTQTWTLIARQEVEYLAPIAYTRLPLDIQLWIGHMGGASLEIYYEVFSPVGVEPQVLHTRAASTLVLVDATTQRPRRIAEAERAAWEPYVDEPLVFRRRQ; from the coding sequence GTGGCACGGCTCCACGTCCCCACCGTGCTGCGGTGGGGCGACCTCGACGCGTACAGGCACGTGAACAACGCCGAGATGCTGCACCTGCTCGAAGAGGCGCGAATCCAGGCGTTCTGGTCGGCCGGCGAAGAGTCGGGCGACGACTCGGTGACGCAGATCCTCGACTCGAGCCCCGGCACGCAGACCTGGACACTGATCGCGCGCCAGGAGGTCGAGTATCTGGCGCCGATCGCGTACACGCGACTGCCGCTCGACATCCAGCTCTGGATCGGTCACATGGGCGGCGCCAGCCTCGAGATCTACTACGAGGTGTTCTCGCCGGTGGGTGTCGAGCCGCAGGTGCTGCACACGCGGGCTGCCTCGACGCTGGTGCTGGTCGACGCCACTACGCAGCGCCCGCGCCGCATCGCCGAGGCCGAGCGCGCGGCCTGGGAGCCCTACGTCGACGAACCTCTCGTCTTCCGCCGCCGCCAGTAG
- a CDS encoding acyl-CoA thioesterase II translates to MNDATAHSAAPDEPLADLLGALTLTPGALADEFAAPSQWMPNGRVFGGQVLAQSLLAAATTVPSEKAVHSMHAYFLRAGKIEQPIEFHVDRSHDGRSFASRRTEALQGGVPIMTTMSSFQTIDEGIDHETEMPDGLADPESLPTMADTLAGISHPAAQFWAHGRPFDIRHIPSSLFLRVEGEHVAHQALWMKTVGRLPDDPLIHQAALLYASDLGILEPILRRHGVELSRPGMKIASLDHAMWWHRAGRADEWLLYAMESPTAQGGRGLATGRFFDRSGRLLASVAQEGMVRLPRSE, encoded by the coding sequence ATGAACGATGCGACGGCGCACTCCGCTGCCCCTGACGAACCCCTCGCCGACCTGCTCGGCGCTCTGACCCTGACCCCGGGCGCCCTCGCCGACGAGTTCGCCGCTCCCAGCCAGTGGATGCCGAACGGCCGCGTCTTCGGCGGCCAGGTGCTGGCCCAGTCGCTGCTCGCCGCGGCGACGACCGTGCCGAGCGAGAAGGCCGTGCACTCCATGCACGCGTACTTCCTCCGCGCCGGCAAGATCGAGCAGCCCATCGAGTTCCACGTCGACCGCAGCCACGACGGTCGCTCGTTCGCGTCGCGCCGCACCGAAGCCCTCCAGGGCGGGGTGCCGATCATGACGACGATGTCGTCCTTCCAGACCATCGACGAGGGGATCGACCACGAGACGGAGATGCCGGACGGGCTCGCCGACCCGGAGTCGCTGCCGACGATGGCCGACACGCTGGCCGGGATCTCGCATCCTGCCGCCCAGTTCTGGGCTCACGGGCGCCCCTTCGACATCCGGCACATCCCGTCGTCGCTCTTCCTCCGCGTCGAGGGCGAGCACGTCGCGCATCAGGCCCTCTGGATGAAGACGGTGGGGCGGCTGCCCGACGACCCGCTGATCCACCAGGCGGCGCTGCTTTACGCCAGCGACCTCGGTATCCTCGAGCCCATTCTGCGGCGGCACGGCGTCGAGCTGTCGCGGCCTGGCATGAAGATCGCGAGCCTCGACCACGCCATGTGGTGGCACCGCGCCGGGCGGGCCGACGAGTGGCTGCTGTACGCGATGGAGTCGCCGACGGCGCAGGGCGGCCGGGGGCTTGCCACGGGGCGCTTCTTCGACAGGTCAGGGCGGCTGCTGGCGTCGGTCGCGCAGGAGGGGATGGTGCGCCTCCCCCGCTCGGAGTAG
- a CDS encoding NAD-dependent epimerase/dehydratase family protein, giving the protein MTILLTGATGFIGSAVLRALVAKGHDVVALVRTDEKARAVEALGARPVVGDITDTALLESLVVGADGVIHTASPGDATSATVDSDLVDVVIRATAGRDTPYVHTSGIWIFGSGSDLVETSTLQPLPITGWRVDIEKRLRDSDVNSTVIAPAIVYGHGTGIPSMLIGEGEILLVGDGSQHWTTVDVDDLADLYVLALEAAASDEYSLAASGQNPTVLELGEAAARGRRWPVVPETDDSARGRFGEAFADALLLDQQATGAHARETLGWAPHRPSLADELERGSYLA; this is encoded by the coding sequence ATGACGATTCTGCTCACCGGTGCTACCGGTTTCATCGGCTCCGCTGTCCTTCGTGCTCTCGTGGCGAAGGGCCACGACGTCGTCGCCCTCGTGCGCACCGACGAGAAGGCGAGGGCCGTCGAGGCCCTCGGCGCCCGGCCCGTTGTCGGCGACATCACCGATACCGCCCTGCTCGAGAGCCTCGTCGTGGGGGCCGACGGCGTCATCCACACGGCATCGCCGGGCGACGCGACGAGCGCGACCGTCGATTCCGACCTCGTGGACGTCGTGATCCGGGCGACCGCCGGCCGTGACACCCCATACGTCCACACCAGCGGCATCTGGATCTTCGGCTCGGGCTCCGACCTCGTCGAGACAAGCACTCTGCAGCCGCTGCCGATCACGGGCTGGCGGGTCGACATCGAGAAGCGCCTCCGAGACTCCGACGTGAACTCGACTGTCATCGCGCCGGCAATCGTCTACGGCCACGGTACGGGCATCCCGTCGATGCTCATCGGCGAGGGCGAGATCCTCCTCGTCGGCGACGGCTCGCAGCACTGGACGACAGTCGACGTCGACGACCTGGCCGACCTGTACGTGCTTGCTCTTGAAGCCGCTGCTTCCGACGAGTACTCCCTCGCGGCCTCCGGGCAGAACCCGACCGTGCTCGAGCTCGGCGAGGCCGCGGCGCGCGGTCGCAGGTGGCCCGTCGTGCCCGAGACCGACGACTCCGCCCGAGGCCGCTTCGGCGAGGCCTTCGCCGATGCGCTGCTGCTCGACCAACAGGCCACCGGCGCGCACGCTCGCGAGACCCTCGGCTGGGCACCGCACCGCCCGTCGCTCGCCGACGAGCTCGAGCGCGGCAGCTACCTGGCCTGA